One window of the Pyrus communis chromosome 17, drPyrComm1.1, whole genome shotgun sequence genome contains the following:
- the LOC137722175 gene encoding peroxidase 9-like — MVMRKQTRKSVCPRRDGDNTPAPLDFVSPTRFDNSYFKLVLGGHGLLPSDQVLLTGNGRQAAELVKTYAANESLFFQQFAKSMVKMGNINPLTGLKGQVRKNCRHVN, encoded by the exons ATGGTTATGAGAAA GCAGACCCGGAAATCAGTTTGCCCTAGAAGAGATGGCGACAACACACCTGCTCCCTTGGACTTTGTTTCCCCTACAAGGTTCGACAACAGCTACTTCAAGCTTGTACTTGGGGGACATGGACTTCTCCCTTCAGACCAAGTGCTTCTGACTGGGAATGGAAGGCAGGCAGCTGAGCTGGTGAAAACCTATGCAGCTAATGAGAGCTTATTCTTTCAGCAGTTCGCCAAGTCCATGGTTAAGATGGGGAACATTAATCCTCTCACTGGATTAAAGGGACAAGTCCGGAAGAATTGCCGCCACGTTAATTAA
- the LOC137723376 gene encoding autophagy-related protein 18h-like, whose amino-acid sequence MKKNQNGGTKVVQSNHHHHANNNGFLPNSLKFISSCIKTASSGVRSGAASVAASITADPHDCRDQVLWACFDKLELGPSSFKHVLLLGYSNGFQVLDIEDASNFSELVSRRDDPVTFLQMQPLPAKCEGQEGFRSSHPILMVVACDEKSSGMMQTGRDGLVNGHSEPQTGNSALSPTAVRFYSLRSCSYVHVLRFRSTVYMVRCSPQVVAVGLASQIYCFDAVTLENKFSVLTYPVPQLGVQGLVGVNIGYGPMAVGPRWLAYASNNPLMSNTGRLSPQSLTPPGVSPSTSPSSGNLMARYAMESSKQLASGLLNLGDMGYKTLSKYYQDLVPDGSNSPVSSNSSWKVGKVASLSTETDIAGMVVIKDFVSRAIVSQFRAHTSPISALCFDPSGTLLVTASIHGNNINIFRIMPSCSRNGSGTQSYDWTSSHVHLYKLHRGITSAVIQDICFSQYSQWITIVSSRGTSHIFALSPFGGETVLQIQNSHVDGPTLSPVPSAPWWFTPYFTRSQQLFSPPPAATLSVVSRIKNNCGWLNTVSNAASSAAGKASFWSGAVAAVFHSSVPHDMQSSHAKVTALEHLLAYTASGHVIQYKLLPSLGGEPGNAASRAGPGSSVQIQDEELRVKVESLHFLDVCRRNDWPEREECISGVILGKQEDIDTIDSSDCDDNDVGDKELAKPLERSHVYLSNAEVQINSGRIPIWQKSKIYFYTMSPCAAGELNFGRDLSPGEMEIEKVPGQEVEMRRKDLLPVVHPFHRFQSDWNGRHLIGRGSSSSSSDSHEDKEKIQENSGISGENLTSIGSAENGNPDAGNSHPYILQPGNGQNGEKRGRSFSVSPHLNYISTKKNITSVSLKQPTSGVSVGEDGNFSKCLSTLTSGSPSADRTIATRVQSVNSGGASEGSNVSSNRYDRSMNMLDEGPVHESPDFEPFFQEGYCKASPLSNFRESTEVVTDVDSPCDREKCEEDGDSDDMLGGVFAFSEEG is encoded by the exons ATGAAGAAGAACCAAAACGGCGGCACCAAGGTCGTTCAGAGTAATCATCACCATCACGCCAATAACAATGGCTTCCTTCCGAATTCTCTCAAATTCATTTCTTCTTGCATTAAAACTGCATCTTCCGGCGTAAGGTCGGGCGCCGCCTCCGTCGCCGCCTCCATCACCGCCGACCCTCACGATTGCCGAGACCag GTGTTGTGGGCTTGCTTTGACAAACTAGAGCTTGGTCCATCTTCCTTCAAACATGTTCTGCTACTCGGTTATTCCAATGGCTTTCAAGTCCTTGATATTGAAGATGCCTCTAATTTCAGTGAACTTGTATCAAGGCGTGATGATCCAGTTACATTTTTACAGATGCAGCCCCTGCCTGCAAAGTGTGAGGGTCAAGAAGGATTCAGATCCTCACATCCTATTCTCATGGTTGTTGCATGTGATGAAAAGAGCTCAGGTATGATGCAAACAGGGAGAGATGGGTTGGTCAATGGTCATTCTGAGCCTCAAACAGGAAACTCTGCTTTGTCTCCAACCGCTGTTCGGTTTTATTCGCTGAGGTCTTGCAGTTATGTTCATGTTCTAAGATTCCGTTCAACTGTGTATATGGTTAGATGCAGTCCTCAAGTAGTAGCTGTGGGTCTTGCATCACAA ATATACTGCTTTGATGCTGTCACTCTTGAGAACAAATTCAGTGTCCTCACTTATCCTGTCCCCCAATTGGGAGTTCAAGGACTGGTTGGGGTCAATATTGGGTATGGTCCAATGGCTGTTGGTCCCAGGTGGTTGGCTTATGCTTCCAACAACCCTCTGATGTCAAACACAGGCCGCCTCAGTCCTCAAAGTCTTACTCCTCCTGGTGTAAGTCCATCAACTTCGCCAAGTAGTGGGAATCTGATGGCTCGATATGCAATGGAATCTAGTAAACAGTTAGCTTCTGGGTTACTTAATCTTGGAGACATGGGTTACAAAACTTTGTCCAAGTACTATCAAGATCTTGTACCGGATGGTTCTAACTCTCCTGTGTCATCAAATTCTAGCTGGAAAGTTGGGAAGGTTGCATCACTGTCAACCGAAACAGATATTGCTGGAATG GTTGTTATAAAAGACTTTGTTTCCAGAGCCATTGTATCACAGTTCAGGGCACATACTAGTCCCATTTCTGCCCTGTGTTTTGACCCAAGCGGGACTCTTCTAGTTACTGCTTCAATACATGGAAACAATATAAACATTTTTCGAATAATGCCATCCTGCTCACGTAATGGATCAGGCACTCAAAGCTATGACTGGACTTCTTCTCATGTGCACCTTTACAAACTACATCGTGGCATAACATCTGCT GTGATCCAAGACATTTGTTTTAGTCAATACAGTCAATGGATCACAATTGTTTCATCCAGGGGGACTAGCCATATTTTTGCTTTGTCTCCATTCGGTGGTGAAACTGTTCTTCAAATACAGAATTCTCATGTTGACGGACCTACTCTTTCACCGGTTCCATCTGCACCATGGTGGTTTACTCCATATTTTACAAGAAGTCAGCAACTCTTTTCTCCACCTCCAGCAGCTACCCTTTCTGTAGTTAGCAGAATAAAAAATAACTGTGGGTGGCTCAACACTGTTAGTAATGCTGCATCTTCTGCAGCAGGAAAGGCTTCCTTTTGGTCTGGGGCTGTTGCCGCTGTATTCCATAGTTCTGTACCTCATGACATGCAATCTTCCCATGCGAAGGTCACTGCGTTGGAGCACCTATTGGCTTATACTGCTTCTGGTCATGTAATTCAGTATAAACTACTGCCTTCGTTGGGAGGAGAGCCAGGCAACGCTGCTTCGAGAGCAGGGCCAGGTTCTTCAGTACAGATACAGGATGAAGAATTGCGAGTGAAAGTTGAATCTCTTCATTTCTTGGATGTTTGCCGCAGAAATGATTGGCCTGAAAGAGAGGAATGCATTTCTGGGGTTATACTTGGGAAACAAGAAGATATTGATACAATTGATAGTTCTGACTGTGATGACAATGATGTTGGGGATAAGGAGTTGGCAAAACCCCTTGAACGATCTCATGTGTATCTCTCCAATGCTGAGGTTCAGATCAATTCCGGAAGGATTCCAATCTGGCAAAAGTCTAAG ATATATTTCTATACAATGAGTCCATGTGCTGCTGGTGAGCTGAATTTTGGTAGAGATCTTAGCCCCGGAGAGATGGAAATAGAGAAGGTTCCTGGTCAAGAGGTTGAAATGAGGCGGAAGGATTTGCTACCTGTTGTTCATCCTTTTCATAGGTTTCAGTCTGACTGGAATGGCAG GCATCTAATTGGACGAGGATCCTCGAGTTCATCTTCTGATTCTCATGAAGATAAAGAAAAGATTCAGGAAAATTCTGGTATTTCTGGTGAGAATTTGACATCTATTGGCTCAGCTGAAAATGGTAACCCAGATGCTG GTAATTCCCATCCATATATTCTCCAACCTGGAAATGGACAGAATGGCGAAAAAAGAGGGAGATCATTTTCGGTATCACCTCACTTGAACTATATCTccacaaagaaaaatattacttcAGTATCCCTGAAACAACCTACCTCAGGTGTTTCTGTTGGTGAGGATGGTAATTTTTCAAAGTGTCTATCCACTTTAACAAGCGGCTCCCCTTCAGCTGATAGAACAATTGCAACAAGGGTTCAGTCGGTGAATAGTGGTGGGGCCAGTGAAGGTTCCAATGTAAGTTCTAACCGTTATGATCGTAGTATGAACATGCTGGATGAGGGACCAGTACATGAATCACCGGATTTTGAGCCTTTTTTCCAAGAGGGGTATTGTAAAGCATCACCTCTGAGCAATTTTCGTGAGTCGACTGAAGTTGTAACTGATGTAGACAGCCCCTGTGATAGGGAGAAATGCGAGGAAGATGGTGATAGTGATGACATGCTTGGTGGTGTTTTTGCCTTCTCCGAGGAAG